Proteins from a genomic interval of Acidimicrobiia bacterium:
- a CDS encoding ASCH domain protein — protein sequence MANRAPGRVALLSIHPRHAEAILKGKKLVELRRRTLASDVTHVLIYATTPIKAVVGWFQIEGIEANSKTKLWDSHGAVTGISRKEFQDYFAGAATAFAIKVGDVRRLDPAISLDEIPGVRRAPQSFQYLDADVISWVFASDDSELLPVSP from the coding sequence ATGGCTAACCGAGCGCCTGGACGTGTAGCCTTACTTTCAATCCACCCTCGTCACGCCGAAGCGATCTTGAAGGGCAAGAAGCTCGTCGAACTCCGCCGGCGAACTCTTGCAAGCGACGTGACGCACGTTCTGATTTATGCCACTACTCCGATAAAGGCCGTTGTCGGCTGGTTTCAAATCGAAGGTATTGAGGCGAACAGTAAAACAAAGCTCTGGGATAGCCACGGAGCCGTCACGGGAATTAGCCGTAAGGAGTTTCAAGATTATTTTGCAGGGGCAGCAACAGCATTCGCCATCAAGGTGGGTGACGTGCGTCGACTTGATCCAGCAATTTCACTCGACGAGATTCCTGGCGTGCGGCGGGCCCCGCAGAGTTTTCAATATCTCGACGCAGATGTAATCAGTTGGGTCTTCGCTTCCGATGACAGTGAACTTCTACCGGTTTCGCCCTGA
- the rsrA gene encoding mycothiol system anti-sigma-R factor: MTETNCTDSIAHLYTFLDGELTPEKRVAITEHLDDCGPCLDRFDFEADLRRVVAKCCHQEVPEALRDRIARSIGIEPVDNQ; this comes from the coding sequence ATGACCGAGACCAACTGCACCGACTCGATTGCTCATCTTTATACGTTTCTAGACGGTGAACTAACGCCCGAAAAGCGAGTTGCTATCACCGAACATCTCGACGACTGTGGGCCATGCCTAGACCGGTTTGATTTTGAGGCTGACCTGCGCCGAGTGGTGGCGAAATGCTGTCATCAAGAGGTCCCTGAAGCGCTTCGCGACCGAATCGCGCGCTCTATTGGAATCGAGCCCGTCGATAATCAGTGA
- a CDS encoding sigma-70 family RNA polymerase sigma factor — MADQATFAAQAMEYMGALYSAALRMTRNPSDAEDLVQETYLKAYRGFGGFEEGTNLRAWLYRILTNTYINIYRARSNRPDEQTLDEGEDYMLYQLIGGLEAARHGRSAEDELMDLVTESEVREALEALPENFRIPVLLADVEGFSYKEIAEMLDIPTGTVMSRLHRGRKGLQKRLYDFALARGLTEAPTEESAADASTTGDDASCSSGVPR, encoded by the coding sequence GTGGCAGACCAAGCAACCTTCGCGGCGCAAGCTATGGAGTACATGGGGGCGCTATATAGCGCTGCCTTGCGGATGACTCGCAACCCCTCTGACGCCGAAGATTTGGTGCAAGAAACCTATCTGAAGGCCTACCGGGGTTTTGGTGGTTTCGAAGAGGGCACCAACCTACGTGCTTGGCTCTACCGCATTCTTACCAACACCTACATCAATATTTATCGCGCTCGTTCGAATCGGCCCGATGAACAAACCCTTGATGAAGGTGAAGACTACATGCTGTATCAGCTCATCGGCGGGCTTGAAGCCGCCCGGCACGGTCGAAGCGCCGAAGATGAGCTCATGGACCTCGTCACGGAATCGGAAGTTCGTGAGGCACTTGAGGCGTTGCCCGAGAATTTTCGTATCCCGGTCCTGCTCGCCGATGTCGAAGGTTTTTCGTACAAAGAGATCGCTGAAATGCTTGATATTCCCACTGGCACGGTGATGAGTCGCCTGCACCGGGGAAGAAAAGGGCTGCAGAAGCGGTTGTACGATTTTGCATTGGCCCGAGGACTTACCGAAGCCCCGACCGAAGAATCCGCGGCTGATGCTTCCACAACTGGTGACGATGCCAGCTGTTCTTCAGGAGTACCACGATGA